The following DNA comes from Halorhabdus tiamatea SARL4B.
CATGTTGGTCTGTTCGACGATCTCGGTGATGACGTCGACGATCTCGCCGATCTCGTCTAAGTCCGAATCGAGTTCGTTGATCGCCTGCCGGGTTCGTTCGGTCTCTGCTTCGATTTCGTGCATCTCTTCGATGGCGTCCTCGGCGGCTCGACGGCCGGTCTCGCCGACTTCGGCGGCCTGCTGGGAGGTCTCGGCGACCTCCTGGGCCGAACTGGCGACCTCCTCGGCAGAGGCCGACAGCGTCTCCATCTCGGCGGCGATGTCCTGGAGCCGTTCGCTCTGCTCGCTCGCGCCGTCGAAGATCTCGTCGATGGACTGACTGACTTGCCGGCTGGCCTCACCGACGCGGTCGGCGTTCCGTCGGACAGTGTCGCTCGACTCTGAGACCGCCGTGGCGAAGGCCTCGACGTCGGCGACAGTCGCCTCCAGGGCCTCGAGGGCGGCGTTGAGTTCCTCGCCGACGGTCCGCATCGCGTCGTTGTCGCTCTCGGGATCGACCCGCTGGGTCAGGTCGCCGTCGGCGACTCGGTCGAGAACCTCGCCGTAGGCCGTCGCTTTCGCTTCTAGGTCGGCGGAGAGTGCTTCCATCTCGGCGCGTTCCCGCTCGGCTTCCTCACGGGCCGCCTCTGCTTCTTCCTGGGCCGTTTCGGCCTCGTCGATCGACTCTCGCAGTGAGTCGCGCATCTCCGCGAAGGAGCGATACAGCGTCCCGATCTCGTCGTCACGCTGGGTCGTGAGGTCGACCTCGAGGTCGCCCGCGCCCATCTCACTCGCTCGGTTCGTGAGCCGACGCAGCGAGAGTGCAGTGTTCGACCCGATGGTGACGCCGATCAACCCGAGGTTGATGATCGCCAGCAACACCAGTCCGAGGAGGTCGGAGTTGATCTGGGCCGAGAAGCCGTAGGCCGACGCGGCCGACTGCTGGGTCAACACCGTCCAGTCGTGAGAATCCATCCCCGAGACGCCCATGACGGTGTCTCCCTGCCGGAGGAACGTTCCGTTCGCGACGGTCGAATTGATTACATTCCCCTCGTAAGACTCGAGGATCTTGCTCGCGTTCGGGTGGGCGACGTACTGCCCGTTACCGTCGACGACCACGGTCGACATCTCCCCGCTCGTCGAGAGTGTTGCTGCCCGGGACTCCAGATCGACCATGTAGACCAGCGCCCGGTCCTCGGCCCCCTCGACCGGCGACAGCACAGCCACGATCGGATGCTCGACGATCGGCACCGAGAACGGTTGGGAGATGTAGACGTCGTCCGGGCCGTCGAAGGCGGGTGGATCAGTCGCAAACGCTGCGCCCTGTTCGGCCGGGTTGACCCCGACCATGGCGTCGTTCGAACTGCGCAGAAACTGCATGTCGGCCGTGTCGAGGTAGTGGACGGCAACGACTGCCTCGGGTACCTCGTCGTCCGTGACCATCGCGGTGAGCTGTCGATCTATCTGATCGACGTCACCCGACGCGAACACCGAGAGCTTCGAGGTCGTTCGGACGTCACCCTCGACTGCTGAGAGCCACGTTTCCAAGTGATCGGCTTGGGCGTTCGCCTGCCCGGTCAGGTCGTCCGCGACGTCAGCTCTGAGTTCACTAGTCGTTTGCGCGCTGATGACGCCGCCGAAGACCAACATCACTACCACCGCGAACGCAAGGGCGATCCCGAGCCGTGCAGTGTAGCGCTCGCGCACGAACGACGGGACGATTGCGCTACGTCTCTCTGACATTGTGTAACGCGACGGATCGGATCGCCGTAAATGGTCACTCCCCATTTTCAACCCTGTCTCTTACCCACAAGTCCTAATCGAGGAGCTGACGAACCAAGACTGGTAGATGGGACGCCGCTCACGGAGTTGGAAGCCAGAACTCGATGAGGATGGACAGCTGTGTGACATGGATGTTTCCGGGTGGATTCGAGCGGAGTTTCGGTCAGCTGAGTTTGGAGACAAGCGCCTGACTGACCGATTGGTTCAACTTGGGGATGAACTCGGCAGCTCACCTGCCGAGTCCATCCCCGCTGCCTGCGGAGACTGGGCCTCCACAAAAGCTACATACCGATTTTGCGATAATGACAGTGTGGACCCCAACGAGGTTCTCTCTGCTCACAAGCAGCAACAGCAATCAAGAGTGAGTCGGTCAGACGAACTCTTGATTGTCTCCGATACCACCGAACTCGTGTTTCCGAGACATCCCTCCAAAGAGGGCCTCGGCGACATTGGCAATTCTGAAATGGATCTCGAAGGCGTCAAGCTACACTCCACGATCGGAATCAATCCACGCACCCATCGGATGACTGGAGTCATCGATCAGCAGGCGCTGATCGAGGACCAGCAGGCTGGTGAGAAGTACGATGCCAACGGCAAAGCAGAGCCGATTCAACTTGACAATGAGCATGAGAAGTGGAGCCGTGGCGACAGGCAAGCCAGAGACTGGCTTGCCGACGATATCCGCCCGCTGTTCATTCATGACCGAGGCGCAGATTCATTCGCGTTCTACGAAGAAGTCACCGGAGAGATGGAAAGTGCTGGCTTTATCGTCCGAGCGAATCAAAACCGGCGGATTTGGACTGATGATGGTGAACCTGAAAAACTCTTTGACTGGAGCAGCGACCTTGCCGAGCAAGGTCGCAAAACAATCGAGATTCAACAGGGAGGTGGGCGCGAAGCGAGAACGGTGGAGTTGTCGATAGCCACTGGAACGTGTGAGTTGCGCGCACCAAGGAATAATCCTGAGCAAGAGGGTTCAATCGAGGCGAATGTCGTGAGAGTCGACGAGGTCGGTGAAAATGACGACCCGATTCAGTGGGTGTTGCTCACCACTGAATCGGTCGAAGAGTTTGAAGAGACACTGACACTCATCGACTATTACGGCCTCCGCTGGCGAATTGAAGACTGGCATAAAGTGCTCAAGAGTGGCTGTAACATCGAAGAACGGCAACTGCAGACTTGGGAGCGGATGGAAGTTCTGTTGAGCATGTATTCAGTAATCGCGTGGAAAGTTCTGGAGTTACGAGAACTTGCCCGTGGTGATAGTTCAGTATCTCCGGCGGTCCTGCTGAGTGAGGCAGAGTGCACAATTCTGGAAACGAAATTTCCAGAATTGAGCGACCAAGATGGAAAATCATACGCAGTGAGCGTCGCTAAACTCGGCGGTTATCTTGATCGTGGTTCAGATCCGCCACCAGGGTGGGAGACGATGTGGAAAGGACTCCAGAAGCTACGCATGTGGGCTGAAGGATACGAACTCGGTGCTGAATGAGCGCGCTTCGCGGCTCATTCAGCGGAACCCGTCGAAATAACGAGTTCAACTGAGCTTTTCACGCGGCTTCATCGAGACCTCTCTAATCTTGGGCAGATACTGATAGAGATTTGATTGATTTCTTCTTCTCATGCCTGATCTGGTTGAACTTACGCTATAGTATCGAGTTATGGGTAAGAGACAGATTTTCAACCCTGATAACCCGACGGGAAGGGATCGGCCGAACGTGTGATTGA
Coding sequences within:
- a CDS encoding methyl-accepting chemotaxis protein, with the translated sequence MSERRSAIVPSFVRERYTARLGIALAFAVVVMLVFGGVISAQTTSELRADVADDLTGQANAQADHLETWLSAVEGDVRTTSKLSVFASGDVDQIDRQLTAMVTDDEVPEAVVAVHYLDTADMQFLRSSNDAMVGVNPAEQGAAFATDPPAFDGPDDVYISQPFSVPIVEHPIVAVLSPVEGAEDRALVYMVDLESRAATLSTSGEMSTVVVDGNGQYVAHPNASKILESYEGNVINSTVANGTFLRQGDTVMGVSGMDSHDWTVLTQQSAASAYGFSAQINSDLLGLVLLAIINLGLIGVTIGSNTALSLRRLTNRASEMGAGDLEVDLTTQRDDEIGTLYRSFAEMRDSLRESIDEAETAQEEAEAAREEAERERAEMEALSADLEAKATAYGEVLDRVADGDLTQRVDPESDNDAMRTVGEELNAALEALEATVADVEAFATAVSESSDTVRRNADRVGEASRQVSQSIDEIFDGASEQSERLQDIAAEMETLSASAEEVASSAQEVAETSQQAAEVGETGRRAAEDAIEEMHEIEAETERTRQAINELDSDLDEIGEIVDVITEIVEQTNMLAINASIEAAHSDGGEGFAVVADEVKNLAEETKEAAGDIEARIERVQEQAGETVETMETTSERMDEGVETVTEAVDSLETIVERAEAADRGIQEIDAATGDQAETAQQVMAMVDDLTAISQQTVTEADTVATAADEQTDSITEVTTSAGDLLDRAEELQALLDRFEVGRSTTDGATGAVSRGDSG
- a CDS encoding IS4-like element ISHti4 family transposase codes for the protein MGRRSRSWKPELDEDGQLCDMDVSGWIRAEFRSAEFGDKRLTDRLVQLGDELGSSPAESIPAACGDWASTKATYRFCDNDSVDPNEVLSAHKQQQQSRVSRSDELLIVSDTTELVFPRHPSKEGLGDIGNSEMDLEGVKLHSTIGINPRTHRMTGVIDQQALIEDQQAGEKYDANGKAEPIQLDNEHEKWSRGDRQARDWLADDIRPLFIHDRGADSFAFYEEVTGEMESAGFIVRANQNRRIWTDDGEPEKLFDWSSDLAEQGRKTIEIQQGGGREARTVELSIATGTCELRAPRNNPEQEGSIEANVVRVDEVGENDDPIQWVLLTTESVEEFEETLTLIDYYGLRWRIEDWHKVLKSGCNIEERQLQTWERMEVLLSMYSVIAWKVLELRELARGDSSVSPAVLLSEAECTILETKFPELSDQDGKSYAVSVAKLGGYLDRGSDPPPGWETMWKGLQKLRMWAEGYELGAE